In the Synergistaceae bacterium DZ-S4 genome, CTCTGTCTCCCTGTCAGCAAGTGAAGAACATATAAGCTGCCTGTGGGCGAATGACTTTGAAGCTATCGCCTGTATAGTACCGCTTATAGATGATGGAAGGAGGGTGACTTTCATTCTTTTGCGCTCCCTTTGAACGCGGCATCAAGGATCTTTTTTATATCAGCCAGGGGAAACTTCTCCAGTCTGCATCTCCCTATCTCTTCAGGAAAAACGAATGTTATCCCTTCCCCAGATCTCTTTTTGTCAGAGAGCACTACGTTTAGAAGTGCCTCTTTGCTGATATCGGTGCTGTCGGGGAGACCATGGTCCCTTACCATATCACTTATCTGTTCGGGACATTCAGGACCGCAGATCTCGAGTTCCGCCGCCGCACATGCCGCCATCACCATTCCTATTGCGACTGCTTTTCCGTGAGAGACCCCGTAGCCGCTGCATTTTTCCACCGCGTGGCCGAAGGTATGCCCGAAGTTGAGCAGCTGCCTTGGGCCGGTGTCGAATTCGTCCTCGAAGACAAGTCTGCACTTTATGTTAAGACAACGCGCAATGATTTCCTCTATCCGCTCTTTTACAGGTTTTCTGAGCATTTCAAAGAGAGGTCTGTCAGCGATCACTCCATACTTTATGATCTCCGCGCACCCTTCCCTGAAAGTATCCTCAGGCAAGGTGGACAGGAGGTCAGTATCGCAAATGACCATGTCAGGCTGATAAAATGTCCCGGCAAGGTTTTTGCCCATCTCAAGGTTGACCGCCGTCTTGCCTCCCACGGATGAGTCGACGGCTGCAAGGAGTGTCGTCGGTATATGGACAAGACCTGTTCCCCTGAGGTATGTGGCCGCGGCAAAACCTGCTATATCACCGACCAAGCCTCCGCCGAGGGCAAATACCGTGTCGGACCTTGAGAGCCTCTTTTCTGAGAGAAAACGCAGTATCCCAATATATTCGGAGGTATTTTTTGATTGTTCGCCCGCGGGGATCACGTGGGTCTGGGTCTCGAAACCTGCCCTTTCAAGGGAGGTCCTGATATGTTTTGAATGAAGCCTGTCTACGTTATGGTCAGTGATCAGGGCCGCTTTTCCGGGTTTTCTCTTCTCAGCGGCAAGTATCCCGGTATCGGCAGATATCCCGGATCCTATGTATATCGGGTACCTTTCGCTTTCTGTCTCTGCTGTGATAGTCCTCATGGCCCGTCCACCTCCTCCTTGGCTTTTTTGCCTTCCCTGAGAAGTTCCCGCAGGGCCGGGAAATCTTCAGCCTCAAGCGCATCCCTGTATTGGCCAAGGGATGCGATGATAGTGTCCAGTTCTCTCAGGAGGTTGTCCCTGTTGCAGATGAAGAGATCTGCCCACATGCCCGGATCGAGCCATGCTACACGTGTCAGGTCTTTGTAGCTTCCTGCCGATGCCCCCTTGTGTTCCCTTGCTGTAGGGCTTTTGATGTATGCGTTTGAGACTACGTGCGCAAGCTGCGATGTGAATGCTACGACAGAGTCATGCTTCTCTGCCGTCATCACATGCAGGAAACCGAAACCCAGAGGATCGAGCACTTTCTTGACCCTGTCCAGAAGCTGTATGTCATCGAACACCGGCGGAACAAGTACCATAGGAGCTCCGATGAACATGTCCCCGCTGCTGTTTGAAAAACCCGATTTATGGGTCCCCGCCATCGGATGCCCCCCCACAAATGTGAAGCCGTACTTCTCCGCAAGCCTGGACCCTTCAGCGCACACTGTGCGTTTTGTCCCGCAGCAGTCTATAACCAGAGTTTTCCTCGATATCATCTGGGCATGACTGTTGAGAAACTCGACGGTATCCTTAGGGTTTATCGCGATCAGCAGAGCATCGCACTCACCGATATTGTCTTCACCAAGCACTTCGTCCACCGCACCGTATATGCGTGCGAAGTCTACAACTGAGGGGTCCTTGTCAAAGCCCATTATAAAATGGTCTGAATTCTCTTTATAAGCCTTTGCAAGAGAGCCTCCTATAAGCCCCAGTCCGACTATGCCTATCTTCATGATCTGATCGCCTCCCTTACCCTGCTCACCTTTCTGACAAGTGAATCGAACTGGCCGGGAGTTAGAGACTGAGCCCCGTCGCAAAGCGCATGCTGCGGATCATTGTGGACTTCGATCATCAGCCCGTCCGCCCCTGCAGCAGCTGCCGCCATAGCCATCGGCTCCACAAGCCTTGAAAGCCCTGTCGCGTGGCTTGGATCTACCACCACCGGCAGATGGGTCAGTTCGTGAAGCGCCGGAACTGCCGACAGGTCCAGCGTATTTCTGGTGAAGGTCTCGTA is a window encoding:
- the aroB gene encoding 3-dehydroquinate synthase is translated as MRTITAETESERYPIYIGSGISADTGILAAEKRKPGKAALITDHNVDRLHSKHIRTSLERAGFETQTHVIPAGEQSKNTSEYIGILRFLSEKRLSRSDTVFALGGGLVGDIAGFAAATYLRGTGLVHIPTTLLAAVDSSVGGKTAVNLEMGKNLAGTFYQPDMVICDTDLLSTLPEDTFREGCAEIIKYGVIADRPLFEMLRKPVKERIEEIIARCLNIKCRLVFEDEFDTGPRQLLNFGHTFGHAVEKCSGYGVSHGKAVAIGMVMAACAAAELEICGPECPEQISDMVRDHGLPDSTDISKEALLNVVLSDKKRSGEGITFVFPEEIGRCRLEKFPLADIKKILDAAFKGSAKE
- a CDS encoding prephenate dehydrogenase/arogenate dehydrogenase family protein; protein product: MKIGIVGLGLIGGSLAKAYKENSDHFIMGFDKDPSVVDFARIYGAVDEVLGEDNIGECDALLIAINPKDTVEFLNSHAQMISRKTLVIDCCGTKRTVCAEGSRLAEKYGFTFVGGHPMAGTHKSGFSNSSGDMFIGAPMVLVPPVFDDIQLLDRVKKVLDPLGFGFLHVMTAEKHDSVVAFTSQLAHVVSNAYIKSPTAREHKGASAGSYKDLTRVAWLDPGMWADLFICNRDNLLRELDTIIASLGQYRDALEAEDFPALRELLREGKKAKEEVDGP